Proteins from a genomic interval of uncultured Desulfuromusa sp.:
- a CDS encoding acetate uptake transporter: MIDYYSTEQKHVPRLGLLALAFSLMAYVFCMSGRFESSATLIGVILLVTGSIQILIGVRSQRQGHPYAAATLLPFGMFWLSMIGYEIFPKIGIGLPPNGIAMFSYLSIWTLFVAILFLRSFRQRLAMQNLYGTLMICLMSLSLDQMRDDTVFLAIGCIFGLISAFVAIYMALLAFPE; encoded by the coding sequence ATGATCGACTACTATTCTACTGAGCAAAAACATGTGCCCCGTTTAGGCTTGCTGGCTTTGGCATTTAGCCTGATGGCTTATGTCTTTTGTATGTCAGGGAGGTTTGAATCTTCGGCAACCTTGATAGGTGTTATTCTACTGGTCACAGGCTCTATTCAAATCCTGATCGGAGTGCGTAGCCAACGACAGGGGCACCCTTACGCTGCAGCAACATTGCTCCCTTTCGGGATGTTCTGGTTGTCAATGATCGGGTACGAAATTTTCCCCAAAATAGGCATTGGTCTTCCCCCTAACGGGATAGCGATGTTTTCATATCTGAGTATCTGGACACTGTTTGTGGCGATACTTTTTCTCCGGAGTTTCCGACAACGTCTGGCGATGCAGAACCTTTATGGAACGCTGATGATTTGTCTGATGTCTTTATCGTTAGACCAGATGAGGGATGATACGGTCTTTCTCGCTATCGGCTGTATATTCGGACTTATTTCAGCTTTTGTTGCTATCTATATGGCTTTACTGGCTTTTCCCGAGTAG
- a CDS encoding sigma-54 dependent transcriptional regulator, which translates to MENSILTILLALRRACNNLLDKVEKVSVRDTSVLISGESGTGKELIAQAIHYNSPRKERAFIAINCGAIPDSVMESELFGHKKGAFTGADADKEGLLKAADGGTLFLDEIGNLPLNIQKTLLRVLQEQEFRRIGDTTATKVDVRLISATNSDLEKEIEKGTFREDLFYRLNVINLHLPPLRQRRPDIPLLAAHFIVEQNKKFKTNITGLSPEAQQAAIEYSWPGNIRQLKNVIEACITIETETQISITTLAQFIETDGTLADSDDYNKALAHFEIDYLRQLLSSVDGNIEEAAKKASMNMATIYRKLKKYGLRKQDVL; encoded by the coding sequence ATGGAAAATTCAATTTTGACAATATTATTGGCGCTTCGACGGGCCTGCAACAATTTGCTCGACAAAGTTGAAAAAGTGTCCGTTCGCGACACATCGGTTTTAATCAGTGGCGAATCGGGAACGGGAAAAGAGTTGATCGCTCAAGCCATCCACTACAATTCCCCACGCAAAGAGCGTGCTTTCATCGCCATCAATTGTGGGGCCATACCTGATTCGGTCATGGAAAGTGAGCTTTTTGGCCACAAAAAAGGGGCTTTCACCGGAGCAGATGCCGACAAAGAAGGGCTCCTGAAAGCTGCTGACGGGGGGACTCTTTTCCTGGATGAAATCGGCAACCTGCCCCTCAATATCCAAAAAACATTGCTGCGGGTTCTCCAAGAGCAGGAATTCAGACGGATTGGCGATACAACCGCAACCAAAGTCGATGTCAGATTGATTTCAGCAACAAATTCCGATCTGGAAAAAGAGATAGAAAAAGGAACCTTCCGGGAAGATCTTTTCTATCGGCTGAACGTCATCAACCTGCATTTACCACCGCTTCGTCAGCGCAGACCGGACATCCCTCTTTTAGCCGCACATTTTATTGTGGAACAGAATAAAAAGTTTAAAACCAACATCACCGGCCTCTCCCCCGAAGCTCAACAGGCCGCAATTGAATATTCCTGGCCCGGCAATATCCGCCAACTGAAAAATGTTATTGAAGCTTGCATCACCATTGAAACAGAAACACAGATCAGCATTACAACTCTGGCGCAGTTTATTGAAACGGATGGAACTTTAGCCGATAGCGATGATTACAATAAGGCCCTTGCCCACTTTGAAATCGACTATCTGCGACAGTTATTGAGTTCCGTTGATGGGAACATTGAAGAGGCAGCAAAAAAAGCAAGTATGAATATGGCAACGATTTACCGTAAATTGAAGAAATACGGTTTACGCAAGCAGGATGTTTTGTAG
- a CDS encoding response regulator has protein sequence MSAKKIMIIDDEDGLCRMMAAVLMDEGHAVRTFNNPLEAIELFRPNIWDLVISDIKMPGINGLEVLQKIKEIEADIPVIVITAFATVEMSIQALRKGAYDMLTKPFEPDELLFRVRNALRPQPVKNRKSKTASGTQWKIQF, from the coding sequence ATGTCAGCTAAAAAAATAATGATTATTGATGATGAAGATGGTCTCTGCCGGATGATGGCAGCAGTGTTGATGGACGAAGGCCATGCCGTTCGCACCTTTAACAATCCCCTGGAAGCTATCGAATTATTTCGACCGAATATCTGGGATCTGGTGATCAGCGATATCAAAATGCCGGGCATCAACGGGTTGGAGGTTTTACAGAAAATCAAGGAGATTGAAGCCGATATTCCGGTGATTGTCATCACTGCTTTTGCCACCGTCGAAATGTCCATCCAGGCCCTGCGCAAAGGGGCATACGATATGCTGACAAAACCTTTTGAGCCCGACGAATTACTCTTCAGGGTACGCAATGCGTTGAGGCCACAACCAGTTAAAAACAGAAAATCAAAAACTGCGTCAGGAACTCAATGGAAAATTCAATTTTGA
- a CDS encoding ATP-binding protein → MAVGSYEDEFYQEANNLKWRIAWYVLLLPILIGIIATFLLFLASKVMTDPIHKMITVIRKVKQGRFDEQVPVNSHDEIGELALAFNRMTRILKKNQELEATLAQHGKMASLGVLSSGVAHEINNPLGVILGYAGHLEKKVDQDDPNYAFIHEIKRESKRCKKIVQNLLSYSRTPRPILEPTEINRLLSQIIDFAGNHSDLFKINVIENFSNDIPKISADMDQLRQVTINLLLNAASASAEGGEIRVSTSLENDQYVRIEFSDDGEGISEENQEKIFEPFFTTKTKGTGLGLAITKQIIEMHQGEIFIDSEIGKGTTVVIRLPLTREEY, encoded by the coding sequence TTGGCTGTCGGCAGTTATGAAGATGAATTTTATCAGGAAGCCAACAATCTTAAGTGGCGAATTGCCTGGTATGTATTACTCCTGCCGATACTGATAGGAATTATCGCAACGTTTTTGCTGTTTCTTGCCTCTAAAGTGATGACCGACCCGATTCATAAAATGATAACCGTGATCCGCAAAGTCAAACAGGGCCGCTTTGATGAGCAGGTGCCCGTTAACAGTCATGACGAGATTGGAGAATTGGCCCTGGCTTTCAACCGAATGACGCGAATTCTGAAAAAAAACCAGGAGCTTGAAGCCACCCTTGCCCAGCACGGGAAAATGGCATCCCTTGGCGTTCTGTCCTCGGGAGTTGCCCATGAAATCAACAACCCCCTCGGGGTTATCCTTGGCTATGCGGGACATCTGGAAAAGAAGGTGGATCAGGATGATCCCAATTACGCCTTTATTCACGAAATCAAACGCGAAAGCAAGCGCTGCAAGAAGATAGTGCAAAATCTCCTGAGCTATTCACGCACGCCAAGACCCATACTTGAACCGACGGAAATAAACCGTTTACTCAGTCAGATTATTGATTTTGCCGGCAATCACTCGGACCTGTTCAAAATCAATGTCATCGAAAACTTCAGTAATGATATTCCCAAAATCTCAGCCGACATGGATCAACTTCGACAGGTGACGATCAACCTGCTTCTCAATGCAGCTTCAGCATCTGCGGAAGGGGGAGAAATCAGGGTCTCAACCAGTCTGGAGAACGATCAATATGTGCGGATTGAATTTTCAGATGACGGTGAGGGCATTTCTGAAGAGAATCAGGAAAAGATCTTTGAACCTTTCTTCACCACCAAAACCAAAGGGACAGGATTGGGGCTGGCCATCACGAAACAAATTATCGAAATGCATCAAGGTGAAATTTTCATTGATTCGGAGATTGGCAAGGGAACCACAGTCGTCATTCGCTTGCCGTTAACCCGCGAGGAATATTAA
- a CDS encoding cache domain-containing protein — MPLLVIPIFLLGGTIGYIATTQAYRGIIDASKADLDHMASFTLDLLDGHHRQFEVYREDKKKTVRQEMKTLVDLAYTLINEQQHQYELGNISLEESQQSSRNSFKDVGIGSSGYLFALTSKGELTVHPTREGENIIDEQDKNGRFFIRELTERALNSEPGEVLYTIYPWRNEKLGDKHPRNKIVAFRYCPKWDWIVAAGGYLDETYDDPEFEKKALTTLSQQIKSKKVGKTGYVYCMSSDGVMTIHPDAEGQNLISEQDTTGHRFIAEMAEKKEGWIRYPWLNKGDKKARMKIVRYRYFQPWDWIIGCRQL; from the coding sequence TTGCCATTACTGGTAATTCCCATTTTTCTTCTTGGTGGAACAATCGGCTATATTGCCACCACCCAGGCCTACAGAGGGATAATTGATGCCAGCAAAGCCGACCTTGACCATATGGCCAGCTTCACTCTTGATCTTCTTGACGGCCATCACCGTCAATTTGAAGTTTATCGTGAAGACAAAAAAAAGACGGTTCGCCAGGAAATGAAAACCCTTGTTGATCTGGCTTACACTCTGATCAATGAGCAACAGCACCAATATGAACTCGGCAACATCAGCCTAGAAGAATCCCAGCAATCATCAAGAAACAGCTTTAAAGACGTCGGTATCGGAAGTAGCGGTTATCTCTTTGCTCTCACCAGCAAGGGAGAACTCACGGTTCATCCTACCCGTGAAGGAGAAAATATCATTGATGAACAGGATAAAAATGGACGTTTTTTTATCCGTGAGCTCACTGAGCGGGCACTGAATTCCGAACCGGGAGAAGTCCTCTATACTATCTACCCCTGGCGTAATGAAAAACTGGGCGACAAACATCCCCGCAATAAAATTGTAGCGTTCAGATACTGTCCAAAGTGGGACTGGATCGTTGCTGCGGGGGGATATCTGGATGAAACATATGATGATCCGGAATTTGAAAAAAAAGCTCTGACAACCCTGTCACAGCAAATCAAAAGCAAAAAAGTCGGCAAAACCGGATACGTCTATTGTATGTCGAGTGATGGAGTGATGACCATTCATCCTGATGCTGAGGGTCAGAATCTCATTTCCGAACAAGACACCACCGGGCACAGATTTATTGCCGAAATGGCAGAAAAAAAAGAGGGCTGGATCCGCTACCCGTGGTTGAACAAAGGCGACAAAAAAGCACGAATGAAAATCGTCCGCTATCGTTACTTCCAACCCTGGGACTGGATCATTGGCTGTCGGCAGTTATGA
- a CDS encoding PAS domain S-box protein, with translation MILLAWSINRQLLEQRILDRTKALAKSEKLLGAIFHAVGKGIVLIDTEGEIVKANQQGSEIYGIPLEVLIGTPICDLTDSAGCIALENAKQQLFEGQQISAEINSIYVDGKTFPSYFTMTRMDLEGETFWPIIVRDITEEKVLNNKLWEEKRHAEEMNVTLRNVLKSIEEDRKEAEKHLSARIRTSILPGIKKIQNETQADIRESYLTLLKDQLLSLTSGFDAEIDGDLLKLTKSELKICQFIKAGLSGKEICESMNLSFETIQTHRKNIRKKLCLRGKSQSLHQFLASRNCDF, from the coding sequence GTGATATTACTTGCATGGTCGATCAACCGTCAGCTTCTTGAGCAGCGTATCCTTGATCGAACTAAGGCTCTGGCCAAATCAGAAAAATTACTGGGCGCGATTTTTCATGCGGTAGGTAAAGGGATCGTTCTGATTGATACCGAAGGTGAAATCGTCAAAGCAAATCAACAGGGGAGTGAAATCTACGGTATTCCTCTTGAGGTGTTGATTGGTACGCCAATATGTGACTTGACCGATTCAGCAGGCTGTATCGCCTTGGAAAACGCAAAACAACAGTTGTTTGAAGGACAACAGATCAGCGCCGAGATTAACAGTATCTATGTCGATGGGAAAACGTTTCCAAGTTACTTTACGATGACGCGAATGGATCTTGAAGGAGAAACCTTCTGGCCTATTATTGTCCGGGACATTACAGAGGAGAAAGTTCTCAACAACAAGCTTTGGGAAGAGAAGCGGCATGCCGAAGAGATGAATGTGACGTTGCGGAATGTTTTGAAGTCCATTGAAGAGGACCGTAAAGAGGCAGAAAAACATCTATCTGCACGCATTCGCACTTCGATCCTTCCTGGAATCAAGAAGATACAGAATGAAACGCAAGCTGATATTCGTGAGAGTTACTTGACTTTGTTAAAAGATCAGTTGCTTTCATTGACGAGCGGCTTTGATGCAGAAATAGATGGTGATCTATTGAAGCTGACGAAATCGGAATTAAAAATCTGTCAGTTCATCAAAGCGGGATTGTCTGGCAAAGAAATCTGCGAATCAATGAATTTGTCATTTGAAACAATCCAGACACACCGTAAAAATATTCGTAAAAAACTTTGCTTGAGGGGTAAATCCCAGAGTTTACACCAGTTTCTTGCCAGCAGAAATTGCGATTTCTGA
- a CDS encoding flavocytochrome c, with protein MLSDQQQWHEEYDVVVIGSGFAGLAAAIEAKQAGSSVIVLEKMPIPGGNSAISGGLLAVAGSPLQESESINDTPELMFADMMKAGMGINHPALARIVCEGSLETLRWTLSLGVEYKKNINHLGGHSVPRTYNTACGTGSGIVQPLLTKCRELGIPIQLKTKFRHFIQGEDRRIEGVNVLLDSLVGHDNAGTPAAIRACKSVVLACGGFGNDVKFRLLQDPRLTDVVDTTNQRGATAEGLVAALQINAIPIHLSWIQLGPWASFDEKGWGVGSIFTMLAGFPYGIMVDAKTGRRFVNEMSDRRLRTDAMLFNDRIPVAIVDSQGVQYATTLEKCLKRGVVQKFNTLEELATFNSIPRVELKETLERYRLSLVHGRDIEFGKPLSQDLKPIETPPFYSIRLLPKVHHCMGGVQINEQAQVISFPDYEPIPGLYAAGEVTGGVHGASRLGSNAIVDCLVFGRIAGKSAAQS; from the coding sequence ATGCTAAGTGATCAGCAACAATGGCACGAAGAATATGATGTTGTCGTCATCGGTTCCGGCTTTGCCGGACTGGCCGCTGCTATTGAAGCGAAACAGGCTGGGAGCAGTGTCATTGTGCTCGAGAAGATGCCCATTCCCGGTGGCAATTCAGCTATAAGTGGGGGGTTACTTGCCGTTGCGGGTTCACCACTACAGGAATCTGAAAGTATCAACGATACCCCCGAGTTAATGTTCGCCGATATGATGAAGGCGGGAATGGGAATCAATCATCCTGCTTTGGCGCGAATTGTCTGTGAAGGTTCCCTTGAAACCTTACGTTGGACTCTGAGTCTTGGAGTTGAATATAAGAAAAATATCAATCACCTTGGAGGACACTCTGTGCCACGCACATACAATACGGCCTGTGGTACCGGTTCAGGGATTGTGCAACCTCTTTTGACCAAATGCCGAGAATTAGGCATTCCGATTCAGCTGAAAACAAAATTCCGACATTTTATTCAGGGTGAGGATCGTCGAATCGAGGGTGTCAATGTCCTCCTGGACAGTTTGGTTGGTCATGATAATGCCGGCACTCCCGCCGCTATCCGTGCCTGCAAGTCGGTTGTTCTAGCCTGTGGCGGTTTCGGGAATGACGTTAAGTTTCGTTTGCTTCAGGATCCGCGCCTGACAGATGTCGTTGACACAACCAACCAGCGCGGTGCAACTGCTGAAGGATTAGTTGCTGCTCTTCAAATTAATGCTATTCCCATTCACCTGTCATGGATTCAGCTGGGCCCATGGGCTTCTTTTGATGAAAAAGGCTGGGGAGTTGGTTCCATTTTTACCATGCTGGCAGGGTTTCCCTACGGAATTATGGTCGATGCAAAAACCGGAAGACGTTTTGTCAATGAAATGTCAGATCGTCGTCTGCGCACCGATGCAATGCTTTTCAATGATCGTATCCCTGTGGCGATTGTTGATAGTCAGGGGGTTCAATACGCGACGACACTTGAAAAATGTCTTAAACGGGGCGTTGTTCAGAAGTTCAATACGTTGGAAGAACTGGCAACCTTTAACTCGATCCCACGGGTTGAGCTGAAAGAAACGCTTGAACGCTACCGCCTGTCTTTGGTTCACGGACGCGATATTGAGTTTGGAAAGCCCCTTTCTCAGGATTTAAAACCAATTGAAACCCCGCCTTTCTATTCAATTCGTTTGCTACCAAAGGTGCATCACTGTATGGGGGGGGTGCAAATCAATGAGCAGGCTCAGGTGATATCCTTTCCTGATTATGAACCTATTCCTGGTCTCTATGCGGCTGGAGAGGTGACGGGCGGAGTTCATGGTGCCAGCCGCCTGGGAAGTAATGCTATTGTTGATTGTCTTGTGTTTGGGCGTATAGCAGGGAAATCTGCAGCGCAAAGCTGA